In Campylobacter concisus, a single genomic region encodes these proteins:
- the murD gene encoding UDP-N-acetylmuramoyl-L-alanine--D-glutamate ligase — protein sequence MRKSLFGYGGTIKAIAKNFIKDGFWDIYDDKFSEISKDEFGNTLLPVSEFDPAKSGLEIPSPGIPPHHELIKKARNLVSEYDYFYEIYKENLPFNIWISGTNGKTTTTKMTQHLLESKGSVMGGNVGIALANLDSNAKIWILETSSFTLHYTNHATPGIYVLLPITPDHLSWHGDMSEYEKAKLKPLASMSESSVAIVPEIYASTPTKAKVIAYKDESDLAKFCGVSVDDINFKTPFLLDALLALAVEKILFDRCDVALLNTFVIEANKLEEFSDANGRIWVNDTKATNIDASIQAVKRYKDHFIHLILGGDDKGVDMTPLFEGLKSLRVKIYAIGSNSDKLLKLAAKFGIPALKCDFLQNAVNEINKELKTSEIALLSPAAASLDQFKSYAERGDKFKEFIKAL from the coding sequence ATGAGAAAATCGCTATTTGGCTACGGTGGCACGATAAAGGCGATCGCTAAAAATTTTATAAAAGATGGATTTTGGGATATCTATGATGATAAATTTAGTGAAATTTCAAAAGATGAGTTTGGCAACACCCTTTTGCCAGTTAGCGAATTTGATCCAGCAAAAAGCGGACTAGAGATACCAAGTCCTGGTATCCCGCCTCATCACGAGCTTATTAAAAAAGCTAGAAATTTGGTAAGCGAGTATGACTATTTTTATGAAATTTATAAAGAAAATCTGCCATTTAACATCTGGATAAGCGGCACAAACGGCAAGACTACGACAACCAAGATGACCCAGCACCTACTAGAGAGCAAGGGCTCAGTCATGGGCGGTAATGTTGGTATCGCACTAGCAAATTTAGACTCAAACGCTAAAATTTGGATACTTGAGACTAGCTCATTTACACTTCACTACACAAATCACGCTACACCTGGTATCTACGTGCTTTTGCCGATCACTCCAGACCATCTAAGCTGGCATGGCGATATGAGCGAATACGAAAAGGCTAAGCTAAAGCCGCTTGCTAGCATGAGCGAAAGTAGCGTGGCGATAGTGCCAGAAATTTACGCCAGCACACCAACAAAGGCAAAAGTGATCGCTTACAAAGACGAGAGCGATCTAGCTAAATTTTGTGGTGTAAGCGTAGATGATATAAATTTTAAAACGCCATTTTTGCTTGATGCGCTGCTAGCACTCGCGGTGGAGAAAATTTTATTTGACCGCTGCGATGTCGCACTTTTAAATACCTTCGTCATCGAGGCAAACAAGCTTGAAGAATTTAGCGACGCAAATGGCAGAATCTGGGTCAATGACACAAAAGCGACCAACATAGACGCGAGCATACAGGCCGTTAAACGCTACAAAGATCATTTCATACATCTAATACTTGGTGGCGATGATAAGGGTGTTGATATGACGCCACTTTTTGAAGGCTTAAAGAGCTTAAGAGTAAAAATTTACGCCATTGGCTCAAATAGTGATAAGCTCTTGAAATTAGCGGCTAAATTTGGCATACCAGCTTTGAAATGCGATTTTTTGCAAAATGCTGTCAATGAGATAAATAAAGAGCTAAAGACCAGCGAGATAGCACTTCTTAGCCCGGCAGCTGCGAGCCTTGATCAGTTTAAGAGCTATGCCGAGCGAGGCGATAAATTTAAAGAGTTTATAAAGGCGCTTTAA
- the mraY gene encoding phospho-N-acetylmuramoyl-pentapeptide-transferase has translation MFYYIYEILNFNIFQYITVRAGIAFFIAFALTTYLMPKFITWAKAKNAAQPIYELAPQTHQKKAKTPTMGGLVFVFTAVIATIICARLDNVFVLTSLFCLVCFTLLGYKDDYSKILGAKNHAGLSPKAKLFFQFLIAFVISVFLYASHELSTEFYLPFFKQPILDLKIFAIFFWTLVIVAASNSVNLTDGLDGLATVPSIFSLLTLGVFAYICGHAVFSSYLLLPKIIGVGESVVVSSALIGSLMGFLWFNCHPAEVFMGDSGSLSVGAYIGFMGVATKNEILLIIIGLIFVVETLSVILQVGSFKIFKRRIFLMAPIHHHFEIKGWAENKIIVRFWIIALLANLIALTALKIR, from the coding sequence ATGTTTTACTATATCTATGAAATTTTAAATTTTAATATCTTTCAATACATCACCGTCCGTGCTGGTATCGCTTTTTTCATCGCTTTTGCACTCACAACTTATTTGATGCCCAAATTTATCACTTGGGCAAAGGCAAAAAACGCCGCCCAACCTATCTATGAGCTTGCCCCGCAAACTCACCAAAAAAAGGCCAAAACACCGACCATGGGCGGACTTGTTTTTGTCTTTACAGCTGTGATCGCCACGATAATTTGCGCAAGGCTTGATAACGTATTTGTCTTAACATCGCTCTTTTGCCTAGTTTGCTTTACACTGCTTGGCTACAAGGACGATTACAGTAAAATTTTAGGAGCAAAAAATCACGCCGGCCTAAGCCCAAAAGCAAAGCTATTTTTTCAGTTTTTAATAGCCTTTGTAATTTCTGTTTTTTTATATGCAAGTCACGAACTTAGCACCGAGTTTTATCTACCTTTTTTTAAGCAACCTATTTTAGATTTAAAAATTTTTGCCATTTTCTTTTGGACACTGGTCATAGTCGCTGCTTCAAATTCAGTAAATTTAACAGACGGGCTTGACGGGCTAGCTACTGTGCCATCGATATTTTCACTTTTAACACTTGGCGTTTTTGCTTATATCTGCGGACACGCTGTCTTTAGCTCATATTTACTCTTGCCAAAGATCATAGGTGTTGGTGAAAGCGTTGTTGTCTCTTCAGCCCTAATTGGCTCATTAATGGGCTTTTTATGGTTTAACTGCCATCCAGCCGAAGTCTTTATGGGCGATAGCGGTAGCTTAAGCGTTGGAGCATATATCGGTTTTATGGGCGTTGCGACAAAAAATGAAATCTTACTCATCATCATCGGCCTCATATTTGTGGTTGAAACTCTAAGCGTTATCTTACAAGTGGGCAGCTTTAAAATTTTCAAACGTAGAATTTTTCTCATGGCGCCTATACATCACCATTTTGAGATAAAAGGCTGGGCGGAAAATAAGATCATCGTTCGCTTCTGGATCATCGCGCTTTTAGCAAACCTAATCGCACTAACTGCGCTAAAGATCAGATAA